The Triticum aestivum cultivar Chinese Spring chromosome 7B, IWGSC CS RefSeq v2.1, whole genome shotgun sequence genome window below encodes:
- the LOC123162056 gene encoding uncharacterized protein, which yields MKHLLLPSPLPLLLHGPASKPLLLHVRQRHRHALNAAPDGNSGDTSTAASEPPPTNTQPSPPPSAPPSTNSGTTSVKTRLRSRNQARRVQEPYLPPVEVKMMRGKGKANASAAPRREKEKRKKTWDEMSLGEKAYELYVGEKGALFWLNKFAYASIFIMAGAWILFRFVGPATGLYQLDAPPLAPTDVLRGS from the coding sequence ATGaagcacctcctcctcccctccccgctccctctcctcctccacggCCCCGCCTCCAAGCCCCTCCTCCTCCACGTCCGCCAGCGCCACCGCCACGCCCTGAACGCCGCACCCGATGgcaactccggcgacacctccacGGCCGCGTCCGAGCCACCTCCCACGAACACCCAGCCCAGCCCGCCACCCTCCGCGCCTCCGTCCACCAACTCCGGCACCACCAGCGTCAAGACCCGCCTCCGGTCCAGGAACCAGGCCCGCCGCGTCCAGGAGCCGTACCTGCCCCCGGTGGAGGTGAAGATGATGAGGGGCAAGGGCAAGGCGAATGCTTCCGCGGCGccgaggagggagaaggagaagcgGAAGAAGACGTGGGACGAGATGAGCCTCGGCGAGAAGGCCTACGAGCTGTACGTCGGGGAGAAGGGTGCCCTCTTCTGGCTCAACAAGTTCGCCTACGCCTCCATCTTCATCATGGCCGGCGCCTGGATCCTGTTCCGCTTCGTCGGGCCCGCCACCGGCCTCTACCAGCTCGACGCGCCGCCGCTGGCGCCCACGGACGTCTTGCGCGGCTCCTAG